The Cryptococcus deuterogattii R265 chromosome 3, complete sequence genome has a segment encoding these proteins:
- a CDS encoding phosphatidylinositol glycan class U, whose product MSHLERLRSYEISHSQVFIAGAVLRMALFALPKVVMMLQRRPELSTPITSFRSIQEGVFIYQHGSNPYSGGTFYHSPIYLSLFSQVIPISSVCSTAATWTLGDLWGAWSLVKISRARNQKRYTRDALIAAVYLLNPYSLLTCIARSTTTLDNAVLLGALSAAATGKATFSLISLAVATHTSLYPIILLAPIIILLGQTDPKQTKKALVLQSLLLFVTSTITIGVFNFFILGDNWIWKSLGTSLEVTNLTPNVGMWWYFFTEMFDHFRTFFLGVFQLHTVIYIAPICIRMVDRPLDSILLLLAIFVTWKSFPALGDMGLCAGLIGCFPDILANLRHPLFSLTVHLYTSILLPLLHSLWLLTGTGNANFFYAATMVYGLNASLVIVDMLGASMKVEVKERVALERATDQSGEQDKKECIDGVCENWEVRKWHAVQFTK is encoded by the exons ATGAGCCATTTAGAGCGATTACGTTCATACGAGATATCTCACTCTCAGGTCTTCATTGCGGGGGCTGTACTCCGTATGGCCCTCTTTGCTTTGCCCAAAGTTGTGATGATGCTGCAGCGAAGACCGGAGCTATCAACCCCTATAACTTCTTTTCGGAGTA TCCAGGAAGGTGTCTTCATCTATCAGCACGGCTCAAATCCTTACTCAGGAGGTACTTTTTACCAC TCTCCAATATACTTAAGCCTGTTCAGTCAAGTTATTCCTATATCGTCAGTCTGTTCCACTGCGGCAACTTGGACACTTGGGGATCTTTGGGGTGCATGGTCCCTAGTAAAGATCTCCCGGGCCAGAAATCAAAAACGGTACACTAGAGATGCTTTGATAGCTGCAGT ATACCTGCTCAACCCCTACTCACTACTCACCTGCATAGCACGATCGACTACTACTTTGGATAATGCAGTGTTATTAGGTGCTCTCTCTGCTGCAGCCACAG GTAAAGCAACCTTTTCACTCATATCATTAGCTGTGGCAACGCATACGTCCCTCTATCCTATAATATTACTGGCCCCGATTATAATCCTTCTGGGGCAAACTGATCCTAAGCAAACAAAGAAAGCATTGGTTTTACAATCCCTATTACTGTTTGTCACCTCAACAATCACTATTGGCGTTTTCAATTTTTTTATCTTGGGCGACAACTGGATTTGGAAATCACTGGGTACCAG CCTTGAGGTAACCAATCTCACCCCAAATGTTGGCATGTGGTGGTATTTCTTCACAGAGATGTTCGATCATTTCCGGACGTTTTTCCTTGGCGTTTTTCAA CTGCATACAGTTATCTACATCGCACCGATATGCATCCGAATGGTCGATAGGCCTTTGGATTCTATATTATTGCTTCTAGCAATTTTTGTAACATGGAAGAGCTTTCCTGCCTTGGGAGATATGGGTCTTTGTGCTGGATTAATCGGATGCTTCCCTGATATACTTGCCA ATCTACGTCACCCTCTGTTTTCCCTCACCGTCCATCTATACACGtctattcttcttcctttgttACATTCTCTTTGGCTACTCACCGGCACAGGGAATGCGAATTTCTTCTACGCTGCGACCATGGTATATGGTCTGAATGCAAGTCTAGTCATCGTGGACATGTTAGGTGCTAGTATGAAGGTCGAGGTCAAAGAACGAGTTGCTCTGGAACGAGCCACTGACCAATCGGGAGAGCAAGATAAGAAAGAATGTATAGACGGCGTTTGTGAGAATTGGGAAGTTAGAAAATGGCACGCCGTGCAGTTCACGAAATGA
- a CDS encoding secondary thiamine-phosphate synthase enzyme: MPWQKTFSLPPHRKGMHLVTSEVIQNCQEGLKNVDIGIFTLHCLHTSAGLTLNENCDRTVRTDMDMALDTIVPESLPWEHTDEGPDDSVSHLKTSLIGNSITVPISKGKLVLGTWQGIYLAEFRHSGGGWGGQGQGRKVVATILP, from the exons ATGCCCTGGCAAAAGACATT TTCGTTGCCCCCTCATAGGAAGGGAATGCATCTG GTAACCAGTGAAGTCATTCAAAATTGTCAGGAAGGCTTGAAAAATGTCGACATCGGCATATTCACTCTTCATTGCTTGCACACCTCTGCAGGGTTGACT TTGAACGAGAATTGTGATCG AACGGTCCGGACAG ACATGGATATGGCTCTTGACACTATTGTGCCTGAGTCTTTACCATGGGAACATACAGACGAGGGACCAGA CGATTCTGTATCTCACTTGAAGACATCATTGATTGGAAATTCTATCACTGTCCCCATTTCGAAAGGAAAGCTGGTTTTGGGTACGTGGCAGGGCATTTACCTTGCGGAATTCAGACACAGTGGCGGAGGGTGGGGTGGGCAAGGACAGGGGCGCAAAGTTGTTGCCACAATCCT TCCGTAA
- a CDS encoding transformer-2-beta isoform 3 has protein sequence MAFSAAYVPSSPGPGEYNPPYPGYISYSSIARPLFSERSPTVNWERNLERYTCGSDAMSHEWDELMTLNSYALRSPSPSDSRFQDTISTKSPPRSPSVFSKVKPTNILGVFGLSVRTSERDLQDEFSRHGEVEKVVIVYDQRTGRSRGFGFITMRSIKDATQCIEKLNGFTIHGRNIRVDYSATLRPHDPTPGQYLGPKRPTISDERPLSRDGRYDDFLEIDESLHGASHRHHFNRSKGRYDTRDDQPLYRLCGLEEEDSYYRGRHDRRGTHEYRYRRISLSPRRNTYEASPNRRGRDIAYESRCRRFQ, from the exons ATG GCCTTTTCCGCAGCCTATGTGCCATCGTCGCCGGGGCCCGGGGAATACAACCCTCCATATCCGGGCTATATCAGCTATTCTTCGATTGCACGCCCTCTATTTTCAGAGAGATCGCCAACTGTCAACTGGGAAAGAAATTTGGAGAGATATACTTGTGGAAGTGATGCTATGAGCCACGAATGGGACGAATT GATGACCTTAAACTCCTATGCTTTACGTtcgccctctccttcagatTCGCGATTTCAGGATACCATTTCCACCAAGTCCCCCCCGAGGTCCCCATCCGTCTTCTCCAAAGTAAAACCTACAAACATTCTGGGAGTGTTTGGTTTGTCCGTCCGCACGAGCGAAAGGGATCTTCAGGATGAATTCAGCAGACATGGAGAGGTTGAAAAGGTTGTTATCGTGTATGATCAACGG ACCGGCAGGTCTCGAGGTTTTGGCTTCATCACAATGAGGTCGATTAAAGACGCTACTCAATGCATTGAGAAGCTGAATGGGTTCACTATCCATGGACGTAACATCCGGGTCGATTATTCTGCGACCCTCAGACCGCATGATCCTACACCTGGGCAATACTTGGGGCCGAAGAGACCAACAATTT CCGATGAAAGACCGTTGTCCCGAGATGGGCGATACGACGACTTTTTAGAGATAGACGAATCACTTCACGGCGCaagtcatcgtcatcatttCAATCGCAGCAAGGGCAGATATGACACCAGGGATGATCAGCCGCTCTATAG ACTTTGTggacttgaagaagaagattcaTACTATCGGGGTCGACACGACAGGCGAGGGACTCATGAATATCGTTATCGACGAATATCATTGAG TCCTCGTCGAAACACATATGAGGCCTCACCCAATCGCCGTGGGAGAGATATTGCTTACGAATCGAGGTGTCGCCGATTTCAGTAG
- a CDS encoding 2-oxoisovalerate dehydrogenase E1 component beta subunit — translation MSTNDAAVQKGKPRPSRSAPAIIDMQSTTEEPPLGESELFLRTTNEALNTPGMKFSDGHGLKGPTGKGRQTRKMNLYQAIRDALGTALATNPKSFVFGEDVETGVFRCTTGLVDEFGKRRVFNTPLTEQGIAGFGIGLASVGGCAIAEIQFGDYIFPAFDQLVNEAAKQRYASGGTYPPVGGSLTIRAPIGTVGHGGLYHSQSPEGYFLGAAGLKIVIPRSPIQAKGLLLAAIRDPSPTLFFEPKILYRAAVEEVPIDDYTIPMGQAEVLRKGADLTVVSYGTPLHICMRAINMLQQPPSSILSLLPSGLRPPQPAPSIELIDLRTINPLPLEDLVSAVRRTGRLVIVHEAGRSGGVGNNIAGEVGRRAFEYLEAPVGIVSGWDTPVPLSFERFYQPDVIRVFDKIVETLAY, via the exons ATGTCTACAAATGATGCAGCCGTCCAAAAGGGAAAACCACGTCCCTCACGATCCGCCCCTGCCATCATCGATATGCAGAGTACGACCGAGGAACCACCTTTGGGAGAAAGTGAGCTGTTCCTTCGCACTACAAATGAA GCTTTGAATACTCCAGGCATGAAGTTCTCAGACGGACATGGCCTCAAAGGACCTACCGGAAAGGGTCGACAGACAAGGAAAATGAATCTTTATCAAGCCATTCGCGACGCCCTGGG AACCGCCTTAGCCACGAATCCGAAATCCTTTGTATTcggggaagatgttgaaaCAGGAGTTTTTAGATGTACCACGGGCTTAGTTGATGAATTTG GCAAAAGGCGTGTATTCAATACACCTCTCACGGAACAAGGTATTGCTGGATTTGGTATTGGATTAGCCAGTGTAGGCGGATGTGCTATTGCTGAAATACAATTTGGCGACTAT ATATTCCCCGCTTTTGATCAGCTCGTCAACGAGGCCGCAAAGCAAAGATACGCCAGTGGGGGCACATACCCACCGGTCGGCGGAAGTCTTACCATCCGTGCCCCTATAGGTACCGTGGGGCATGGTGGCTTATATCATTCTCAAAGTCCCGAAGGATACTTTCTCGGTGCAGCAGGATTGAAGATCGTTATCCCGCGTTCACCTATACAAGCCAAGGGATTGCTTTTGGCTGCCATTCGAGACCCATCTCCAACTCTGTTTTTCGAACCTAAGATTCT TTATCGAGCGGCAG TGGAGGAGGTTCCTATCGATGACTACACCATTCCCATGGGACAGGCTGAAGTTCTTCGTAAAGGGGCAGATCTAACTGTAGTGTCCTATGGTACTCCTTTGCATATTTGCA TGCGAGCGATCAATATGCTTCAACAACCTCCGTCGAGCATTCTAAGTTTACTTCCCTCGGGACTGCGCCCTCCTCAACCGGCTCCCTCTATTGAACTGATTGATCTTCGAACCATCAATCCTTTGCCCTTGGAAGATTTGGTGTCCGCTGTGCGCAGAACCGGAAGATTAGTTATAGTGCACGAGGCTGGCCGAAGCGGGGGTGTGGGCAATAACATCGCAGGTGAAGTGGGGAGAAGAGCATTTGAATATCTGGAAGCACCTGTGGGAATTGTTAGCGGATGGGA CACACCGGTGCCCTTATCGTTCGAGCGATTTTATCAGCCTGATGTGATACGGGTCTTCGATAAAATAGTGGAAACATTGGCTTATTAA
- a CDS encoding AGC/PKA protein kinase, with product MFQKVSDKFHRKQQSSTSSGRSQQAPNPTSAVLAKANSQTQQAYSLPHDHSPMEDIQGDSPLVQQPMATEKAPVVEPSASTSSSTVTGQGGTVSSALGAQGMLAATTEGPRQLQSPVSRTSSADEDRMREKARGAQEQAAQAQANLHHATQQARVAAINAAATQAALETATQQPATARVPTSGVGVEPGQARRKTAGRYALSDFHIERTLGTGSFGRVHLVRSRHNGRFYAVKVLNKEKVIKMKQVEHTNSEREMLVRVRHPFLVNLWGTFQDVNNLYMVMDFVAGGELFSLLRKSQRFPNSVAKFYAAEVALALDYLHSLDIIYRDLKPENLLLGADGHVKVTDFGFAKYVPDITWTLCGTPDYLAPEVVQSKGYNKSVDWYALGVLIFEMLAGYPPFFTEDGNPMKLYEKIIAGKVRYPTYFDVLAKELLKNLLVGDLTKRYGNLRAGSSDIFAHGWFAEVDWDKLYRREIPAPYVPKIDGEGDASQFDRYQEADVSAYGKAGNGPYDHFFLEF from the exons ATGTTCCAAAAGGTGTCCGATAAGTTCCATCGCAAGCAGCAGTCGTCGACATCATCCGGTAGATCTCAACAGGCTCCTAACCCTACCAGTGCAGTCCTGGCAAAAGCCAATTCTCAAACTCAACAAGCATACTCTTTACCCCACGATCATTCGCCGATGGAAGATATACAGGG TGATTCCCCGCTTGTCCAACAGCCCATGGCTACTGAAAAGGCACCCGTAGTTGAACCTTCTGCAtcgacatcttcatctACCGTAACTGGGCAAGGTGGCACCGTTTCCTCGGCTTTAGGCGCTCAAGGAATGCTGGCAGCGACAACCGAGGGGCCTCGGCAACTTCAGAGTCCTGTGTCTCGTACCAGTAGTGCAGACGAGGATaggatgagagaaaaggcGAGGGGTGCCCAAGAGCAG GCAGCGCAAGCTCAGGCCAACCTTCATCATGCAACGCAACAAGCTCGCGTTGCCGCCATTAATGCCGCTGCTACTCAAGCTGCCCTTGAAACAGCCACCCAGCAGCCTGCAACAGCCAGGGTCCCAACTTCTGGTGTGGGAGTCGAGCCGGGCCAAGCAAGGCGCAAAACAGCTGGCCGATACGCTCTATCTGATTTCCATATTGAAAGAAC TTTGGGCACTGGGTCCTTCGGTCGTGTGCATTTAGTGCGGTCCCGCCACAACGGCCGTTTCTATGCCGTTAAAGTTTTgaacaaggagaaggtcATCAAGATGAAGCAAGTTGAACACACCAATTCTGAACGAGAGATGTTGGTACGAGTTCGACACCCATTTCTTGTTAACCTCTGGGGTACCTTCCAGGATGTAAATAACCTATATATGGTTATGGATTTTGTAGCAGGAGGTGAACTCTTTAGCCTTCTTCGTAAAAGTCAG CGATTCCCGAATTCTGTCGCGAAATTCTACGCAGCCGAAGTTGCTTTAGCTCTCGATTATCTTCATTCACTCGACATCATCTACCGAGATCTCAAGCCAGAGAATCTACTTCTGGGTGCAGACGGTCATGTCAAGGTCACCGACTTTGGTTTTGCCAAGTATGTGCCCGATATTACCTGGACTCTCTGCGGGACACCGGATTACC TTGCTCCGGAGGTTGTTCAGTCCAAGGGCTACAACAAAAGTGTCGACTGGTACGCTTTAGGGGTGTTAATATTCGAAATGCTG GCGGGTtatcctcccttcttcaccgaAGACGGCAATCCGATGAAACTGTATGAGAAG ATCATTGCTGGCAAAGTCCGCTATCCGACATATTTTGACGTACTTGCGAAAGAACTCCTAAAAAATCTACTGGTTGGGGACCTCACTAAACGATACGGCAATTTAAGAGCGGGCTCTTCTGATATATTTGCCCATGGATGGTTCGCCGAAGTCGATTGGGACAAGTTGTACAGGCGCGAAATCCCAGCTCCATATGTGCCCAAGATTGACGGCGAAGGAGACGCTAGCCA GTTCGATCGTTATCAAGAGGCAGATGTTAGTGCCTACGGGAAGGCAGGCAACGGTCCATATGatcatttcttcttggaGTTCTAG
- a CDS encoding structure-specific endonuclease subunit SLX1, which translates to MSGKAEETANKKTRSTLLDGNHVFPAFYACYLLKSKASANSNRTYVGSTPDPPRRLRQHNGELKQGAWSTSRHRPWEMQMIVYGFPSKLSALQFEWAWQKPELSRHLKIRGEDEEYHRIFTKDAKRNWVERKVCVAYALLSLPPFNRLPLHVRFFNHETHDIWQSIHEQAGLSAVRRGKSRAKPVNPLHLLSQTVAPSVTVILDLGGVSGTTGQRRESTKGVLSREGPIDVKDAEFRQGYGVWGKWLEIRKRIVSGQNLCCHLCREGITFNDHLTFSLCPLTESPECFCITHLTCLAKHFLNETPIENRRGPSQLRLLPYQGVCPNCKKTVEWGQQIRACYARKEQVETAEKADMKIKKREIKTKNGDQNKGTVVEPESRACATAVRASASLFNTSAISTDLSMPVGPMESKDVDGESFRRSTHTDNSDGAISAYSVEDESEGEPEWENFETEMMALS; encoded by the exons ATGTCCGgcaaagcagaagaaaCGGCCAATAAGAAAACAAGATCGACACTGCTAGATGGCAATCACGTTTTCCCCGCCTTTTATGCTTGCTATTTGTTGAAATCCAAGGCTTCTGCTAACTCCAATCGAACCTAC GTTGGGTCCACACCAGATCCGCCAAGGAGACTTAGGCAACACAATGGAGAGCTCAAGCAGGGGGCTTGGTCGACATCCCGTCATCGCCCATGG GAGATGCAAATGATCGTGTACGG GTTCCCGAGTAAACTGTCGGCCCTTCAG TTTGAATGGGCATGGCAAAAGCCAGAACTCTCTAGGCATCTCAAAATTCgcggagaggatgaagaataCCATCGCATCTTCACTAAAGATGCAAAACGCAACTGGGTCGAACGTAAAGTTTG CGTTGCATATGCTCTACTCTCTTTGCCGCCATTCAATCGGCTACCCCTTCATGTACGATTCTTCAATCATGAGACCCACGACATATGGCAGTCAATTCATGAACAGGCGGGTCTTAGCGCTGTGCGACGCGGAAAATCTCGTGCAAAGCCCGTCAATCCGCTGCACCTTCTCAGCCAAACTGTAGCGCCCTCCGTAACTGTAATACTTGATCTTGGAGGTGTTTCAGGGACAACGGGtcagaggagagagagtaCGAAAGGTGTTCTGAGCCGCGAAGGTCCCATTGACGTGAAAGACGCCGAGTTCAGGCAAGGATACGGAGTATGGGGAAAATGGCTAGAGATAAGAAAGCGTATCGTGTCAGGGCAGAATCTATGTTGCCATCTCTGTCGAGAGGGCATAACTTTTAAT GATCACTTGACATTCTCATTATGTCCACTTACTGAATCCCCAGAGTGTTTTTGCATAACACATCTCACTTGCCTGGCAAAGCATTTCCTCAATGAGACACCAATCGAAAATCGAAGGGGGCCTTCGCAGCTCAGATTACTACCTTATCAAGGTGTATGCCCCAATTGTAAGAAAACAGTGGAGTGGGGCCAACAAATCCGAGCTTGTTACGCGCGCAAGGAGCAGGTCGAGACAGCAGAGAAAGCAGATATGAAGATCAAAAAGCGAGAAATTAAAACGAAAAACGGCGATCAAAACAAGGGAACAGTCGTAGAACCGGAGTCCAGAGCCTGTGCCACAGCGGTGCGCGCAAGCGCTAGTTTGTTCAACACTTCTGCCATTTCAACCGATCTTTCCATGCCTGTCGGACCAATGGAGAGCAAGGACGTCGATGGCGAAAGTTTCCGTCGTTCTACGCATACAGACAATAGTGATGGCGCTATCTCAGCATATTcagtggaggatgaaagcGAAGGCGAACCAGAATGGGAAAATTTTGAGACAGAGATGATGGCTCTTTCATAG
- a CDS encoding diphthamide biosynthesis protein 3: protein MPNYYDELEIEDFAWDPVARVFHYPCPCGDRFEISKGQLRDGEEIAICPSCSLIVRVIYDYLDWEDYVTTDDEDDGGSVDIPLSNTSPDPADPVVLGSAEVKGQSEAALSAALPQQEECTSLSDRLAELQVESGQGNDIVQDRKREGGSDVRDDK, encoded by the exons ATGCCCAACTACTACGACGAACTTGAAATCGAAGACTTCGCCTGGGATCCAGTCGCCCGGGTATTCCACTATCCGTGCCCTTGTGGTGACCGTTTCGAGATATCCAAAGGTCAACttcgagatggagaggaaatCGCCATCTGCCCTAGTTGTAGTTTGATCGTTAGGGTGATCTACGACTAT CTTGATTGGGAGGACTACGTGACGACagacgacgaggatgatggtggttCTGTGGATatccctctttccaacACATCCCCTGACCCAGCAGATCCGGTTGTTTTGGGATCGGCCGAAGTTAAGGGGCAGTCTGAAGCAGCTCTGAGTGCTGCCTTACCGCAACAGGAAGAGTGCACTTCGTTGAGCGATAGACTAGCAGAATTGCAGGTTGAAAGTGGGCAAGGAAATGACATAGTTCAAGATCGTAAGAGGGAAGGTGGTTCTGATGTTCGCGATGACAAATAG
- a CDS encoding 1,4-alpha-glucan-branching enzyme: MAATSVSDGTGVLKIDPWLEPFSGALRERYAAYQKQRAIIEEHEGGLAEFSMGYKSMGFQVDKNGGVRYREWAPNATEARLIGEFNNWSHTANPMTKSPFGVWECYVPPVTPGVCPIPHDSMVKISMTIPGGQSIDRIPTWITRVTQDLNISPVYDGRFWNPPKNQQYQFKHGHSTRPVEGLKIYEAHVGISSPNMRVTTYKEFEVDVLPKIKELGYNCIQMMAIMEHAYYASFGYQVTNFFAASSRYGTPEELKSLVDKAHEMGLTVLLDVVHSHASKNILDGINMYDGSDHLYFHEGGRGRHDQWDSRLFNYGHHEVLRFLLSNLRFWMDVYMFDGFRFDGVTSMMYKHHGIGTGFSGGYHEYFGDSVDLEAMVYLMLANAMLHENYPRVVTIAEDVSGMPTLCRPVSEGGVGFDYRLSMAIPDMWIKLLKEYTDDQWEMGHIVHNLTNRRHLEKSVAYAESHDQALVGDKTLAFWLMDKEMYDFMSDLTPLTPIIDRGLALHKMIRFIVHTLGGEAYLNFEGNEFGHPEWMDFPREGNGNSFAHARRQFNLVDDKLLRYKYLYNFDVAMNWLEDKYKWLNAPQAYVSLKHEGDKVIVFERAGLLFIFNFHPTQSFTDYRVGVDTAGEYKVILTSDETRFGGHNRIDMGGRYFTTPMEWHGRKNWLQVYTPSRTVLVLGL; encoded by the exons ATGGCAGCTACTTCAGTATCAGACG GCACTGGCGTGCTGAAGATCGATCCTTG GTTGGAACCGTTTTCTGGCGCCCTCCGTGAACGATATGCCGCTTATCAAAAGCAACGTGCCATTATTGAAGAGCACGAAGGCGGTCTCGCCGAATTCTCAATGGGTTATAAGTCTATGGGTTTTCAGGTCGATAAGAATGGAGGTGTAAGGTATCGAGAATGGGCCCCTAACGCGACAGAAGCGAGGCTCATTGGCGAATTCA ACAATTGGTCCCATACGGCTAATCCTATGACAAAGTCTCCTTTCGGCGTATGGGAATGTTATGTGCCTCCTGTTACACCCGGGGTTTGCCCGATTCCCCATGATTCCATGGTCAAAATATCAATGACAATCCCAGGAGGTCAATCTATTGACAGAATTCCTACCTGGATTACTCGGGTCACCCAAGATCTTAACATATCTCCTGTATATGATGGTCGCTTCTGGAACCCACCAAAAAATCAGCAGTATCAATTCAAACACGGCCATTCTACCCGGCCGGTAGAGGGATTGAAAATCTACGAGGCCCATG TGGGGATTTCTAGCCCCAATATGAGAGTTACCACATACAAGGAGTTCGAGGTGGATGTCCTGCCGAAGATAAAAGAGCTTGGCTATAATTGTATTCAGAT GATGGCCATTATGGAGCACGCATACTACGCCT CATTCGGCTATCAAGTCACCAATTTCTTCGCTGCTTCGTCTCGCTATG GTACACCGGAAGAACTGAAATCCCTTGTCGACAAGGCGCACGAAATGGGTCTAACTGTACTTCTTGATGTGGTCCATTCCCATGCTAGTAAAAACATACTTGATGG TATCAATATGTATGATGGTTCTGATCACCTTTACTTCCATGAAGGTGGCAGAGGCAGACACGATCAATGGGATTCTCGCCTTTTCAATTATGGTCACCATGAAGTGCTCCGCTTTTTGCTTTCGAACCTCCGATTCTGGATGGACGTATACATGTTTGATGGCTTCAGGTTCGATGGTGTCACCAGCATGATGTACAAGCATCATGGTATTGGTACAGGTTTCTCAG GAGGATATCATGAATACTTCGGCGATTCTGTGGATCTTGAAGCCATGGTATATCTCATGCTG GCAAATGCCATGTTGCACGAGAATTATCCTCGTGTTGTCACTATAGCAGAGGACGTCTCTGGGATGCCCACGCTTTGCCGTCCAGTTTCAGAGGGTGGTGTTGGATTTGATTATCGACTTTCCATGGCCATCCCTGACATGTGGATCAAGCTTCTCAAAGAATACACGGATGACCAATGGGAGATGGGCCACATTGTCCACAACCTTACTAATCGAAGACacttggagaagagtgttGCATACGCTGAAAGTCACGATCAAGCTTTGGTTGGGGACAAGACTTTAGCCTTCTGGTTGATGGATAAGGAGATGT ATGACTTTATGTCTGATCTTACCCCTTTGACTCCGATTATCGACAGGGGCTTAGCTCTTCATAAAATGATCAG ATTCATTGTCCACACACTTGGAGGAGAGGCATATCTCAATTTTGAAGGGAATGAGTTCGGACATCCTGA atggatggatttcCCACGAGAGGGTAACGGCAACTCTTTTGCCCATGCTCGTCGCCAGTTCAACCTTGTGGATGACAAGTTGTTGCGTTACAAATATCTCTATAACTTTGACGTGGCTATGAACTGGCTGGAAGACAAGTATAAGTGGCTCAACGCCCCTCAA GCTTATGTTTCTCTTAAACATGAAGGAGACAAGGTGATTGTGTTTGAAAGAGCCGGTCTGCTGTTCATTTTCAACT TCCATCCGACACAATCATTCACCGACTACCGAGTTGGGGTAGATACTGCAGGAGAGTACAAGGTCATCTTGACAAGTGACGAAACCAGATTTGGCGGGCACAATCGCATTGATATGGGTGGGAGGTATTTCACAACACCCATGGAATGGCATGGGCGAAAGAACTGGCTTCAAGTCTACACGCCTTCGAGGACCGTCCTAGTCCTCGGGCTTTAG
- a CDS encoding kelch repeat-containing protein, with the protein MTHPSAFPHQPPDASLHRSDGESSGSTRNATAVPFANADATSAKRLPVVPNGQHSFRSDSNTPPGEIDNAYEQTSTRRRRAGTRSERPSIQSNTDLKGQRTSSRTACPRKPFEPHLPSAKNVPRAPASSMYFSPVPCYGFPPNQALRAHTGTLVGERIWVLGGVDKQTCFRDVACFDTENFMWSTVETQGERFPPLRAHTTTLVDDKLYIFGGGDGPSYSNDVWTLDTTTHRFSRPSFSPDLPLPPPRRAHSTVLYQHYLIVFGGGNGQAALNDVWALDVSDPNALTWTEWKTKGDIPQKKGYHTANLIGDKMVVFGGSDGHASFADVHVLNLKTCVWTLINTDIKHNRLSHTSTQVGSYLFVIGGHNGQAYAQDVLLFNLVTLQWEVKLPRGLFPSGRGYHVALLHDSRIFLSGGYNGETVFDDFWILDLSSSAYLPQVTTFQVDENLYKRSVTESSSLWQNRI; encoded by the exons ATGACGCACCCCAGCGCATTCCCCCACCAACCACCAGATGCTTCACTCCACAGATCTGATGGGGAATCCAGCGGCAGCACCCGCAACGCTACCGCCGTGCCCTTTGCAAACGCTGATGCAACATCAGCCAAACGTCTCCCAGTTGTCCCCAACGGCCAACATTCATTCCGGTCAGACTCAAACACACCACCCGGGGAAATTGATAATGCTTATGAGCAGACATCCACCAGACGGCGAAGAGCCGGTACTCGCTCAGAACGCCCGTCAATACAATCAAATACGGACCTTAAGGGTCAAAGgacatcttcaagaacTGCGTGCCCTCGCAAACCATTTGAGCCTCATCTCCCCTCCGCTAAAAATGTCCCCCGAGCACCGGCATCATCAATGTATTTTTCCCCAGTGCCATGTTACGGATTCCCTCCCAATCAAGCTCTAAGAGCACATACGGGAACACTGGTAGGAGAACGCATATGGGTTTTAGGTGGAGTCGATAAACAAACCTGTTTTAGAGATGTTGCTTGCTTTGACACGGAAAATTTTATGTGGAGCACGGTGGAGACACAAGGAGAACGCTTCCCACCTCTACGAGCTCATACTACAACTCTTGTGGATGATAAGCTCTACATATTCGGTGGGGGTGATGGGCCTTCATACAGTAACGATGTCTGGACTTTGGATACGA CTACCCACCGCTTCTCTCGACCATCATTCAGCCCGGATCTACCCTTACCCCCTCCAAGACGTGCCCATAGCACAGTCCTCTACCAGCACTATCTGATAGTCTTTGGAGGTGGCAATGGTCAGGCAGCTTTGAATGACGTCTGGGCCTTGGACGTCTCGGATCCTAATGCCTTGACTTGGACTGAATGGAAGACCAAAGGTGATATCCCTCAAAAAAAAGGATATCACACTGCGAATCTCATAGGTGATAAGATGGTTGTTTTCGGAGGCAGTGACGGTCATGCTAGTTTTGCCGATGTCCATGTTCTGAATCTCA AGACTTGTGTTTGGACCCTCATCAACACGGACATCAAACATAACCGTCTTTCACATACATCTACACAAGTAGGGTCATACCTATTTGTTATTGGAGGTCATAACGGACAGGCCTATGCCCAAGATGTCCTACTCTTTAACTTGG TGACTTTACAATGGGAAGTGAAATTGCCTCGGggccttttcccttctgGCAGGGGATATCACGTAGCTTTATTACATGATTCCCGGATTTTTCTGTCCGGAGGCTATAATGGAGAAACAGTCTTTGACGATTTTTGGATCTTGGATCTAAGTTCTAGTGCTTATCTACCCCAAGTT ACCACCTTCCAAGTTGATGAAAATTTGTACAAACGATCAGTAACAgagtcatcttctctctggCAAAACCGTATATAG